One region of Oryza sativa Japonica Group chromosome 10, ASM3414082v1 genomic DNA includes:
- the LOC4348930 gene encoding uncharacterized protein codes for MAEACTVSQDNGRRCLPAWMLKPCSNDEVSKTRYRSEPVLESNKQPADLDQIKPAKRKRGEQVKIVDEEDADELGALQPCQGWKKVRRKRLDAVKDDNNGENAKITNKNARKVSRRSAPKNSGKRKLDNVEPEVSSSESIDDDIELTVEDLLSIAEEYVKADRLKQHEVKTTKTARYNENRCSPSISTEADIGGSIINARSMMGLPDTTRNARSMKGLPDTTMNAQSMKGLPDTAETNTAPSEPSRYEINKQQVQQCTPSFTATCDVAQDMLNIFFGPLLSKCSGYEKKPEVVQDANHATEKKDLSCDVQRQGEHATEKKHLSCDVQRQ; via the exons ATGGCTGAAGCATGTACGGTTTCACAAGATAATGGTAGGCGCTGCCTCCCCGCATGGATGCTGAAGCCATGCTCAAACGATGAAGTGTCAAAGACTCGATATCGGAGTGAGCCGGTGTTGGAATCCAATAAACAACCAGCTGATTTGGATCAGATCAAGCCAgccaaaaggaaaaggggagagCAGGTTAAAATTGTGGATGAAGAGGATGCGGATGAACTGGGAGCTTTGCAGCCGTGTCAGGGTTGGAAAAAGGTGAGGAGAAAGCGCTTGGATGCTGTCAAAGATGATAATAATGGAGAAAATGCAAAAATAACTAATAAGAATGCAAGGAAAGTAAGCAGGAGATCTGCTCCAAAGAACAGCGGTAAACGGAAACTGGACAATGTTGAGCCAGAAGTATCATCGTCAGAATCAATTGATGATGATATAGAGCTTACTGTGGAAGATCTTTTGAGCATAGCTGAAGAG TATGTAAAAGCTGATAGATTGAAGCAGCATGAAGTGAAAACAACAAAGACAGCCAGATACAATGAGAATCGTTGCAGTCCTTCAATTTCCACCGAGGCAGATATAGGAGGATCAATAATAAATGCTCGATCAATGATGGGATTGCCAGACACAACTAGGAATGCTAGATCAATGAAGGGATTGCCAGACACAACGATGAATGCTCAATCAATGAAGGGATTGCCAGACACAGCTGAAACAAATACAGCTCCAAGTGAGCCTAGCAGATATGAGATCAACAAACAACAAGTACAGCAATGTACGCCAAGTTTCACCGCAACATGTGATGTTGCTCAGGATATGTTAAACATATTTTTCGGTCCTCTGTTGAGTAAATGTTCAGGGTATGAAAAGAAACCAGAGGTTGTCCAGGATGCAAATCATGCAACAGAGAAGAAAGACCTGAGCTGTGATGTTCAAAGGCAGGGGGAACATGCAACAGAGAAGAAACACCTGAGCTGTGATGTTCAAAGGCAGTAG
- the LOC107279021 gene encoding uncharacterized protein isoform X1 translates to MSGYDMTTGEETPFKDNMDVVHALFVRKSDKKLFLYADVEDKHDQLVTNSSVSEVNELFMDEVVTARHGDESNNLPDIDWDGLEIAQIPQEQVHHQVIDWDGLEIAPILEADVGSLVPLMGEDDMYAFVGLRAEDERAEQARLQAENQRDSAPNPAADVAQGDLNLNEAEIDVNDVVPSEAGVFYDRDDPPMEVGSLYISMVEFRSAVRQHAIKGQFELGTEKTDTERFRGYCTAEGCPWAIVARLQPDGKSMKVTLNRFPHHCTSTVRVKTKMASYKWVAEKAIPFLKKDPNMGATKLQDELQTTHKVTVGYSTVYAGMQKAIEQIFGTWEESFAFLFNFKAEIELKMPGSVVEIDVQEDGDGIYFHRFFCSFKPCIDGFIMGCRPYLSIDSTALNGKWNGQLASATSIDGHNWMFPVAFGFFQSETTDNWTWFMQQLNKAVGNLPTLAISSDACKGLENAVKNVFQRAEHRECFWHLMQNFIKKFQGPVFGNMYPAARSYMPERFDHYMNKIYEANSDVKPYLETYHKLLWMRSKFSEEIKCDFITNNLAESWNKWIKDMKHLPIVELADGIRSKTMNLLARRRKIGEKLDGVMLPIVVRQLNAMTRELGHLKVVQGDRDQAEVTEITAEHEIIRHAVNLVNHTCTCREWQVSGKPCPHALALIISYRNPNMADYLDPCYSVERYKLAYAGVILPLPDKSQWPKVNIGFKLLPPLTKREVGRQRKNRIVGCLDKGKARSKGKWQVQCKRCLAMGHRSTSPKCPLNGTKKKPSRAKKGRLLSEANCAASTSIEGTPKRQKVGPNGSTNTSPGPITRSQSALTTTGGEGPMRQMTTPPRPTRAAKKITPKKGLKTSAP, encoded by the exons ATGAGTGGATATGACATGACCACGGGTGAGGAAACACCGTTTAAGGACAATATGGATGTAGTGCATGCATTGTTTGTTAGGAAAAGTGATAAAAAGTTGTTTCTGTATGCTGATGTGGAGGACAAGCATGATCAGTTGGTTACTAATTCATCCGTTTCAGAGGTAAATGAGTTATTTATGGATGAGGTTGTGACAGCTAGACATGGTGATGAATCAAACAATCTGCCTGACATTGATTGGGATGGATTGGAAATAGCTCAAATTCCACAAGAGCAAGTTCATCACCAAGTCATTGATTGGGATGGATTGGAGATAGCTCCAATTCTAGAAGCTGATGTAGGTTCTTTAGTGCCTTTGATGGGGGAAGATGACATGTATGCATTCGTTGGACTTAGAGCTGAGGATGAGAGAGCTGAACAAGCTAGGCTACAAGCTGAAAACCAAAGGGATTCTGCTCCTAATCCAGCTGCAGATGTTGCCCAAGGGGACTTAAACCTTAACGAGGCAGAGATAGATGTTAATGATGTGGTTCCTAGTGAAGCTGGAGTTTTCTATGATAGGGATGATCCTCCAATGGAAGTTGGAAGCTTATATATAAGTATGGTTGAGTTTAGGTCAGCTGTGAGGCAACATGCTATAAAGGGGCAATTTGAGTTAGGGACAGAGAAGACTGACACAGAGAGGTTTCGGGGCTATTGCACAGCTGAGGGATGCCCATGGGCTATTGTGGCAAGGTTACAGCCTGACGGAAAATCTATGAAG GTTACTTTGAACAGATTTCCCCATCATTGTACATCAACCGTGAGAGTTAAAACCAAGATGGCATCCTACAAGTGGGTAGCAGAGAAGGCCATTCCCTTTCTAAAGAAGGACCCAAATATGGGTGCAACAAAGCTACAAGATGAGTTGCAAACCACACACAAAGTCACAGTGGGATACTCAACAGTTTATGCAGGTATGCAAAAGGCTATAGAGCAAATATTTGGGACGTGGGAAGAGAGCTTTGCATTTTTGTTTAACTTTAAGGCTGAGATTGAGTTGAAAATGCCGGGAAGTGTTGTGGAGATAGATGTACAGGAAGATGGTGATGGGATTTATTTTCACAGATTCTTTTGTTCATTCAAACCTTGCATTGATGGTTTCATAATGGGTTGCCGACCTTACTTGAGTATAGACTCCACGGCACTTAATGGAAAATGGAATGGTCAACTAGCTTCTGCAACATCTATAGATGGACACAACTGGATGTTTCCAGTTGCATTTGGATTCTTTCAGAGTGAGACCACTGACAACTGGACTTGGTTTATGCAACAACTTAATAAGGCAGTAGGCAATCTTCCAACCTTAGCTATAAGCTCAGATGCTTGTAAGGGGCTAGAGAATGCTGTGAAGAATGTTTTTCAAAGGGCAGAACATAGAGAATGCTTTTGGCACTTGATGCAGAATTTCATAAAGAAGTTTCAAGGTCCAGTGTTCGGGAACATGTACCCTGCAGCTAGGTCTTATATGCCAGAAAGATTTGATCATTACATGAATAAAATTTATGAGGCAAATTCAGATGTGAAGCCATACTTAGAAACCTATCACAAATTGCTTTGGATGAGAAGCAAGTTCTCAGAAGAGATAAAAtgtgacttcatcaccaacaatTTAGCAGAGTCATGGAACAAATGGATTAAAGATATGAAACATCTTCCAATTGTTGAGCTTGCAGATGGTATTAGGTCAAAGACAATGAATCTATTGGCTAGGAGGAGGAAGATAGGTGAGAAATTGGATGGTGTGATGCTACCTATTGTGGTTCGTCAACTCAATGCAATGACTAGAGAACTGGGCCACTTGAAGGTAGTTCAAGGTGATAGAGACCAAGCTGAGGTGACTGAGATCACTGCTGAACATGAGATTATTAGACATGCTGTCAATCTGGTAAACCATACATGCACCTGTAGAGAGTGGCAAGTTTCTGGTAAACCATGCCCACATGCTTTAGCTCTCATAATATCATATAGAAACCCTAACATGGCTGATTATTTAGATCCTTGCTATTCGGTAGAAAGGTATAAGCTTGCATATGCAGGAGTTATTTTACCACTTCCAGATAAGTCCCAATGGCCAAAAGTGAATATTGGTTTTAAGTTGTTGCCACCTCTTACTAAGAGGGAAGTTGGGAGGCAAAGGAAGAACCGAATAGTCGGGTGCCTTGATAAGGGCAAGGCTAGGAGCAAAGGCAAGTGGCAGGTTCAATGTAAGAGATGTCTTGCCATGGGCCATAGGTCGACGTCACCAAAATGTCCTTTGAATGGAACGAAGAAAAA GCCGAGTCGGGCCAAAAAAGGGAGACTACTTAGTGAAGCAAATTGTGCAGCAAGTACTAGCATAGAAGGCACACCCAAAAGACAGAAGGTAGGCCCAAATGGTTCAACTAATACTAGTCCAGGGCCTATAACAAGAAG tcaatCGGCATTGACAACAACTGGTGGAGAAGGACCAATGAGGCAGATGACAACTCCTCCAAGGCCCACTAGAGCTGCAAAGAAGATCACTCCAAAAAAAGGGCTAAAAACGAGTGCTCCTTGA
- the LOC107279021 gene encoding uncharacterized protein isoform X2 codes for MSGYDMTTGEETPFKDNMDVVHALFVRKSDKKLFLYADVEDKHDQLVTNSSVSEVNELFMDEVVTARHGDESNNLPDIDWDGLEIAQIPQEQVHHQVIDWDGLEIAPILEADVGSLVPLMGEDDMYAFVGLRAEDERAEQARLQAENQRDSAPNPAADVAQGDLNLNEAEIDVNDVVPSEAGVFYDRDDPPMEVGSLYISMVEFRSAVRQHAIKGQFELGTEKTDTERFRGYCTAEGCPWAIVARLQPDGKSMKVTLNRFPHHCTSTVRVKTKMASYKWVAEKAIPFLKKDPNMGATKLQDELQTTHKVTVGYSTVYAGMQKAIEQIFGTWEESFAFLFNFKAEIELKMPGSVVEIDVQEDGDGIYFHRFFCSFKPCIDGFIMGCRPYLSIDSTALNGKWNGQLASATSIDGHNWMFPVAFGFFQSETTDNWTWFMQQLNKAVGNLPTLAISSDACKGLENAVKNVFQRAEHRECFWHLMQNFIKKFQGPVFGNMYPAARSYMPERFDHYMNKIYEANSDVKPYLETYHKLLWMRSKFSEEIKCDFITNNLAESWNKWIKDMKHLPIVELADGIRSKTMNLLARRRKIGEKLDGVMLPIVVRQLNAMTRELGHLKVVQGDRDQAEVTEITAEHEIIRHAVNLVNHTCTCREWQVSGKPCPHALALIISYRNPNMADYLDPCYSVERYKLAYAGVILPLPDKSQWPKVNIGFKLLPPLTKREVGRQRKNRIVGCLDKGKARSKGKWQVQCKRCLAMGHRSTSPKCPLNGTKKKPSRAKKGRLLSEANCAASTSIEGTPKRQKVGPNGSTNTSPGPITRRTNEADDNSSKAH; via the exons ATGAGTGGATATGACATGACCACGGGTGAGGAAACACCGTTTAAGGACAATATGGATGTAGTGCATGCATTGTTTGTTAGGAAAAGTGATAAAAAGTTGTTTCTGTATGCTGATGTGGAGGACAAGCATGATCAGTTGGTTACTAATTCATCCGTTTCAGAGGTAAATGAGTTATTTATGGATGAGGTTGTGACAGCTAGACATGGTGATGAATCAAACAATCTGCCTGACATTGATTGGGATGGATTGGAAATAGCTCAAATTCCACAAGAGCAAGTTCATCACCAAGTCATTGATTGGGATGGATTGGAGATAGCTCCAATTCTAGAAGCTGATGTAGGTTCTTTAGTGCCTTTGATGGGGGAAGATGACATGTATGCATTCGTTGGACTTAGAGCTGAGGATGAGAGAGCTGAACAAGCTAGGCTACAAGCTGAAAACCAAAGGGATTCTGCTCCTAATCCAGCTGCAGATGTTGCCCAAGGGGACTTAAACCTTAACGAGGCAGAGATAGATGTTAATGATGTGGTTCCTAGTGAAGCTGGAGTTTTCTATGATAGGGATGATCCTCCAATGGAAGTTGGAAGCTTATATATAAGTATGGTTGAGTTTAGGTCAGCTGTGAGGCAACATGCTATAAAGGGGCAATTTGAGTTAGGGACAGAGAAGACTGACACAGAGAGGTTTCGGGGCTATTGCACAGCTGAGGGATGCCCATGGGCTATTGTGGCAAGGTTACAGCCTGACGGAAAATCTATGAAG GTTACTTTGAACAGATTTCCCCATCATTGTACATCAACCGTGAGAGTTAAAACCAAGATGGCATCCTACAAGTGGGTAGCAGAGAAGGCCATTCCCTTTCTAAAGAAGGACCCAAATATGGGTGCAACAAAGCTACAAGATGAGTTGCAAACCACACACAAAGTCACAGTGGGATACTCAACAGTTTATGCAGGTATGCAAAAGGCTATAGAGCAAATATTTGGGACGTGGGAAGAGAGCTTTGCATTTTTGTTTAACTTTAAGGCTGAGATTGAGTTGAAAATGCCGGGAAGTGTTGTGGAGATAGATGTACAGGAAGATGGTGATGGGATTTATTTTCACAGATTCTTTTGTTCATTCAAACCTTGCATTGATGGTTTCATAATGGGTTGCCGACCTTACTTGAGTATAGACTCCACGGCACTTAATGGAAAATGGAATGGTCAACTAGCTTCTGCAACATCTATAGATGGACACAACTGGATGTTTCCAGTTGCATTTGGATTCTTTCAGAGTGAGACCACTGACAACTGGACTTGGTTTATGCAACAACTTAATAAGGCAGTAGGCAATCTTCCAACCTTAGCTATAAGCTCAGATGCTTGTAAGGGGCTAGAGAATGCTGTGAAGAATGTTTTTCAAAGGGCAGAACATAGAGAATGCTTTTGGCACTTGATGCAGAATTTCATAAAGAAGTTTCAAGGTCCAGTGTTCGGGAACATGTACCCTGCAGCTAGGTCTTATATGCCAGAAAGATTTGATCATTACATGAATAAAATTTATGAGGCAAATTCAGATGTGAAGCCATACTTAGAAACCTATCACAAATTGCTTTGGATGAGAAGCAAGTTCTCAGAAGAGATAAAAtgtgacttcatcaccaacaatTTAGCAGAGTCATGGAACAAATGGATTAAAGATATGAAACATCTTCCAATTGTTGAGCTTGCAGATGGTATTAGGTCAAAGACAATGAATCTATTGGCTAGGAGGAGGAAGATAGGTGAGAAATTGGATGGTGTGATGCTACCTATTGTGGTTCGTCAACTCAATGCAATGACTAGAGAACTGGGCCACTTGAAGGTAGTTCAAGGTGATAGAGACCAAGCTGAGGTGACTGAGATCACTGCTGAACATGAGATTATTAGACATGCTGTCAATCTGGTAAACCATACATGCACCTGTAGAGAGTGGCAAGTTTCTGGTAAACCATGCCCACATGCTTTAGCTCTCATAATATCATATAGAAACCCTAACATGGCTGATTATTTAGATCCTTGCTATTCGGTAGAAAGGTATAAGCTTGCATATGCAGGAGTTATTTTACCACTTCCAGATAAGTCCCAATGGCCAAAAGTGAATATTGGTTTTAAGTTGTTGCCACCTCTTACTAAGAGGGAAGTTGGGAGGCAAAGGAAGAACCGAATAGTCGGGTGCCTTGATAAGGGCAAGGCTAGGAGCAAAGGCAAGTGGCAGGTTCAATGTAAGAGATGTCTTGCCATGGGCCATAGGTCGACGTCACCAAAATGTCCTTTGAATGGAACGAAGAAAAA GCCGAGTCGGGCCAAAAAAGGGAGACTACTTAGTGAAGCAAATTGTGCAGCAAGTACTAGCATAGAAGGCACACCCAAAAGACAGAAGGTAGGCCCAAATGGTTCAACTAATACTAGTCCAGGGCCTATAACAAGAAG GACCAATGAGGCAGATGACAACTCCTCCAAGGCCCACTAG
- the LOC4348931 gene encoding cysteine-rich receptor-like protein kinase 2 translates to MAQCRPYVTRGDCVACFDAAATLLRAACGAANGGRAILDGCVVRYESAAFFDQATLPGNTQVCNGSAVAGGGFADAARGLVGDLVAAVPRALGLAAAAAGAGVYAAAQCVVTVGEGGCAQCLEVAVRNIDGCPPNSDGRAVDAGCFMRYSDKPFFPANATVDLAPYLRSGKSDRKGAIIGGILGGVAFLFLLGLLAFLWTWRSRKLLKPRRGDILGATELQGPTSFYYQDLKVATNNFCEESKLGEGGFGDVFKGLLKNGKTVAVKRLTVMETSRAKADFESEVKLISNVHHRNLVRLLGCSSKGSECLLVYEYMANGSLDKFLFGDKRGTLNWKQRFNIIVGMARGLGYLHQEFHVCIIHRDIKSSNVLLDDEFQPKIADFGLARLLPDDHSHLSTKFAGTLGYTAPEYAIHGQLSEKVDTYSFGVVVLEIISGRKLNDARLDPDSQYLLEWAWKLYENNNLIELVDKSLDPKEYNPEEVKKIIQIALLCTQSAVASRPTMSEVVVLLLTKNSSEFQPTRPTFIDAISRVRGETSSSSSSSASKATISITQYSAR, encoded by the exons ATGGCGCAGTGCCGCCCCTACGTCACGCGCGGGGACTGCGTCGCGTGCTTCGACGCCGCGGCCacgctcctccgcgccgcctgcGGCGCTGCCAACGGCGGGCGCGCCATTCTCGACGGCTGCGTCGTGAGGTACGAGAGCGCGGCCTTCTTCGACCAGGCCACGCTCCCCGGGAACACGCAGGTGTGCAACGGCTccgctgtcgccggcggcgggttcGCGGACGCGGCGCGGGGGCTGGTCGGTGACCTCGTGGCTGCCGTGCCTCGCGCCCTggggctcgccgcggcggccgcgggcgccgGCGTGTACGCCGCGGCGCAGTGTGTGGTGACGGTCGGGGAGGGTGGCTGCGCGCAGTGCCTGGAGGTGGCCGTGAGGAACATCGACGGGTGCCCGCCCAATTCCGacggccgcgccgtcgacgccggctGCTTCATGAGGTACTCCGATAAGCCGTTCTTCCCCGCGAATGCGACCGTAGACCTGGCGCCATACTTGCGATCTG GGAAATCAGATCGGAAAGGAGCCATCATAGGAGGAATTTTAGGAGGTGTGGCCTTCCTGTTCCTTCTTGGTCTATTAGCTTTCTTGTGGACCTGGCGGTCTAGGAAGCTGTTGAAGCCTCGTAGAG GAGATATACTTGGAGCAACAGAACTGCAGGGTCCAACAAGTTTTTACTATCAAGATCTGAAGGTTGCAACCAATAATTTCTGTGAGGAAAGCAAACTTGGAGAAGGGGGTTTTGGAGATGTATTTAAG GGTTTGCTGAAAAATGGAAAAACTGTAGCTGTAAAACGGTTGACAGTGATGGAAACTAGCAGGGCCAAAGCAGATTTTGAAAGTGAAGTGAAGTTGATTAGCAATGTTCATCATCGGAATCTTGTCAGGCTTCTTGGTTGCTCTAGCAAGGGCTCGGAATGCCTGCTTGTTTATGAATACATGGCAAATGGAAGCCTCGACAAGTTCCTCTTCG GTGATAAACGTGGTACGCTTAATTGGAAGCAACGATTTAACATCATCGTTGGCATGGCTCGTGGCCTTGGATATCTTCATCAAGAATTTCATGTCTGCATCATACACCGTGACATTAAATCTAGCAATGTTCTTCTTGATGATGAGTTTCAGCCAAAGATTGCTGATTTCGGTTTAGCAAGGCTCCTACCTGATGATCATAGTCATCTCAGCACTAAATTTGCAGGAACATT GGGTTACACAGCTCCTGAATATGCCATCCATGGGCAACTCTCTGAGAAGGTTGACACATACAGCTTTGGTGTTGTCGTTTTGGAAATAATAAGTGGCAGGAAGCTCAATGATGCAAGGCTGGATCCTGATAGCCAGTACCTACTTGAATGG GCCTGGAAGCTTTATGAAAACAACAACTTGATTGAATTGGTGGATAAATCATTAGACCCAAAAGAATATAATCCTGAAGaggtgaaaaaaataatacagaTAGCCCTTCTCTGCACTCAATCAGCTGTTGCTTCACGTCCAACGATGTCAGAGGTAGTTGTGTTGTTGCTGACCAAAAATTCTTCAGAGTTCCAGCCCACTAGGCCTACTTTTATTGATGCAATAAGTAGAGTACGAGGTGAAACATCCTCCTCCAGTTCATCTTCTGCATCCAAGGCCACTATTTCGATAACACAGTATTCAGCCAGgtaa